In the genome of Ancylomarina subtilis, one region contains:
- a CDS encoding slipin family protein, whose translation MNALLLFSLAFIVFLLSGIRIIFEYKRALKFRFGKYVKLLKPGFRWVIPLVETIQIVDIRVITINIDSQEVMTEDNVPCSIDGVVFFKIDDPEKAVLEVEEFKFAIMQLAQAALRDVCGKVELDTILSKREEMGKNIKHIVEQETQAWGIIIIDVKIKDIQLPENMKRMMANQAEAERSRRARIILALAEEQAAENLLAAGKLIDKSPSAIKLRLYQTLANIASEKNSTILFPFPEEVLPRNTKKEE comes from the coding sequence ATGAATGCTCTATTACTTTTCAGCCTTGCTTTTATTGTATTTTTATTAAGTGGTATCCGAATCATTTTCGAATACAAAAGAGCTTTGAAATTCCGATTTGGGAAATACGTCAAGCTACTTAAACCAGGCTTCAGGTGGGTGATCCCTCTGGTTGAAACCATTCAAATTGTTGACATCCGTGTGATTACCATTAACATCGATTCACAGGAAGTGATGACCGAAGACAATGTACCTTGCAGTATAGATGGGGTTGTTTTTTTTAAGATTGATGATCCCGAAAAAGCCGTATTGGAAGTTGAAGAATTCAAATTTGCCATTATGCAGCTGGCTCAGGCCGCCCTAAGAGATGTGTGTGGAAAGGTTGAACTCGATACGATTCTATCGAAACGAGAGGAAATGGGGAAAAACATTAAACACATTGTTGAACAGGAAACTCAGGCATGGGGTATTATCATTATCGACGTGAAGATTAAAGATATTCAGTTGCCTGAAAACATGAAACGGATGATGGCCAATCAGGCTGAAGCCGAACGCTCACGCAGAGCTCGAATTATTCTTGCTCTGGCCGAGGAACAAGCTGCTGAAAATTTATTGGCCGCTGGTAAACTCATCGACAAATCACCTTCAGCTATTAAACTAAGGCTTTATCAAACCCTGGCCAATATTGCCTCTGAAAAGAACTCAACCATTCTTTTCCCATTCCCGGAGGAGGTTTTGCCAAGGAATACAAAAAAGGAGGAATAG